One genomic region from Cardiocondyla obscurior isolate alpha-2009 linkage group LG01, Cobs3.1, whole genome shotgun sequence encodes:
- the Pig-p gene encoding phosphatidylinositol glycan anchor biosynthesis class P — protein MEHTPAPYGPRAVYGYAMYIGSNMLFLLYAIWAIIPDEVLHDYLGLKYWPSKYWAIAIPIWALTALATFAFLIYPSINMLITPDIDDIRTITDKYTLPKAETVPGGIPAVSDIPITEVCRKLYLRKNNS, from the coding sequence ATGGAGCATACTCCCGCGCCTTATGGTCCCAGGGCAGTGTACGGATACGCTATGTACATTGGATCAAACATGCTCTTCCTATTGTACGCGATATGGGCGATAATACCGGACGAAGTACTACACGATTATTTGGGCCTGAAGTACTGGCCATCCAAGTATTGGGCAATCGCAATCCCAATATGGGCGCTCACCGCTCTAGctacatttgcatttttaatttatccgtCTATTAACATGCTGATAACTCCGGATATCGATGACATTCGAACCATTACAGATAAATACACTTTGCCAAAAGCTGAAACCGTTCCAGGCGGAATACCGGCTGTTTCCGACATACCGATTACAGAAGTTTGCCGAAAGTTATATTTgaggaaaaataattcataa
- the LOC139113535 gene encoding EKC/KEOPS complex subunit LAGE3-like: protein MSDLKVDLSVPFPSAREAEVAYQVLRVDKEPSRSEIAKKLALNDNLLEVSFSGKEARKIRVALTSFFDHLLLVTETIDQFGPPVPEYTHY, encoded by the exons ATGAGCGACCTCAAAGT AGATCTGTCCGTGCCTTTTCCAAGCGCCAGAGAAGCTGAAGTCGCGTATCAGGTGCTTAGAGTTGATAAGGAACCATCGAGAAGCGAAATCGCAAAGAAGCTCGCATTGAATGACAATCTTCTGGAagt gtcGTTCAGTGGTAAGGAGGCGAGAAAAATACGCGTAGCCCTCACGTCGTTCTTTGATCATCTACTATTGGTAACGGAAACAATTGACCAGTTTGGACCACCAGTGCCAGAATACACTCATTATTAA